CACCCATCATCGTATAAGAGGCAAGGCTATCCGTTCCCATAAAACCAACCTTAGCCGGACCGCAGTTCAGACCGATTCGAAAATTCATATTTCGAGCTGTTTCGGTGTAATCCATTTTTTGTTTCCAAGTTGTTCGGAGAATCTCTAGTTCAGAAACCATCTCAAGAGCCGTTTTACAAGAAAGTCTTGGGTGTTCCTTGTTTTGAATGGGTGCTCCGAAGATTCCAACGATTGCATCACCAATGTATTTATCCAAAGTACCCGAGTTGGATTTAAGGATTTTTGTCATAGCAGAAAGATATTCATTGAGCAATCTTGCAAGATCACTCGCACTTAACTCTTCACTGATCGAAGAAAACCCTGCGACATCAGAAAAAAATGCAGTGATCTCCCACTCTCCCCCTTTTTTCAAAGAATCCATGTTTTCCAATGCTTCGCTCACAACACCTGGATCGACTAAATTCCGAAGGATACTGTTAAACTTTCTTTTTTCTTTTCCTTCTGTGTATGTGAGGTAGGCAAAACCTAACAAATACGATATGGGAAATGCAATCACAAAAGAGGAAATTGGTAAAACCAAATCCATTCTATACAAAAAGTAAAACAAAGTAAGGAAAATTGAAATAGCAAGAATTGGATAAATATTTTTCAACAAATGCCATTGGTTGATAAAAAGTACGAGAACTCCAATCAAAAGCACTAACAATGTGAATCCAATTCCGAAAACCTCTGATAGTTCACCTAACATATGACCTTCGATTAGATTGGATGCAAAAACTGCCTGCCCGATCACACCGGGAAAAAGTCCATAAGGGGTGACAACATCATCATGAGTAGATGCCGCAGACGTTCCGATTAAAACAATTTTATCTTCGAAAACGGTGGGAGGGACAAGAAGTTGGTTCGGATCTTCTACGTCACTTGCATTGAGTTGGTTTAATGATTCAATGATTCCAGCTGCGGAATAACGAGGGATATTTCGGAGTTCCTCTTCCGTATAAAAAAAAGCTCTTACCAAACCATCTTTTCCTAAAGGAACTTCTCGGATTGTATCCTTTTTTTGGATAAAGAACCTGCCATTTTTCCATTCAGTTTGATAAGGTTCAGATGAAGCAAATGCTTGCAAGGCGAGCGTTGGGAAATGGTAATTTTTCCAGCGAATGAACGGCGTAAACCGACGAAGGATTCC
This genomic stretch from Leptospira meyeri harbors:
- a CDS encoding adenylate/guanylate cyclase domain-containing protein, coding for MKQKKFLLPFFLMVIVPAIIIALLSLFGISQILDRKLSDSFFHLLPSHHRFSKDIVIIDIDEQSIAKYADHPELGQWPWKRNIYPTLIGYTKLITPPKVTIIDILFTERSDYDESLVSANLNLGEISHAANFRDGGIVIPRLGEETLVQKFNVPLPNDSPFPRYENASFPIGQVGETSPMIHVVNVIPDSDGILRRFTPFIRWKNYHFPTLALQAFASSEPYQTEWKNGRFFIQKKDTIREVPLGKDGLVRAFFYTEEELRNIPRYSAAGIIESLNQLNASDVEDPNQLLVPPTVFEDKIVLIGTSAASTHDDVVTPYGLFPGVIGQAVFASNLIEGHMLGELSEVFGIGFTLLVLLIGVLVLFINQWHLLKNIYPILAISIFLTLFYFLYRMDLVLPISSFVIAFPISYLLGFAYLTYTEGKEKRKFNSILRNLVDPGVVSEALENMDSLKKGGEWEITAFFSDVAGFSSISEELSASDLARLLNEYLSAMTKILKSNSGTLDKYIGDAIVGIFGAPIQNKEHPRLSCKTALEMVSELEILRTTWKQKMDYTETARNMNFRIGLNCGPAKVGFMGTDSLASYTMMGDTVNLSARLEAAAKDYGVSILVSENIESICNQEFHFRFLDWIRVKGKETPVKIYSLVCFLSDLSSQIIEAERKYEEGFQFYLNRNWEKAILSFEAASEMYGKKDVASELLIARCHSLFKNPPPVDWDGVFTRTSK